The Neurospora crassa OR74A linkage group I, whole genome shotgun sequence genome segment tgctgctgctgtaaTAGACGGGCCCGACGTCTTGCCTCGGTCTTGATCTCGTCGTAGGGCCTGTAAACGATACCCTCGGCGAGTGGAATAACAGGGGTAAGGCCGtttgcctcctcctctgccatCTCTCGCCAAATGTTCTTGAAGACAAACTGCTGTGTGCACCATGGACCCACACTACACTCCTTGCACATCTCTTGCACATTGCGGAGGTTGTCTGCTTCCGCCTGGGGACCGGACAGAGGATCGTAGAAGGCAGGGTTCTGTGGTGGGGAATCCCGGAGCCTGGACGAAATGTCGGAAGGAACGGGCATGTAGCCAGAGGTAAAGAAGGGATGAGAGACGATGGTGTCAGGATCCGGTCTCATATCTGCGTCTTGCAGCATGCTTGCGACAAGATCCTTGGCCTCCAAGCTGTAGTACTTTTGTGTGGCATCGGGCGATGGCCACTCGTAATCACGTTCTCTGGCGCGGCGGTAGATTTCGTCGGTGGTTGAAGACTGGAAAGGTGGTTTCGAGGTGAGCATAGCGTAGACAATGATACCCAGACTCCAGATATCCACCATGTGATCATggcccttctttcccttttcgaGAATCTCGGGCGCAATATAGTTGGGTGTTCCGCATAGGGTCGTCCTCCTCATAATCTGCATATCCTTTCCTGTGAGGAGCAAGGCAGCCAGGCCAAAGTCTCCAATCTTGGCGTTCATGTACTTGTCGAGGAAGATGTTGCCCATTTTGAGATCGCGGTGAATGATGCCCTTGGCGTGCATGTACTTGATGGCGCCGGCAATCTGGACGGTGTAGAAGCGCACCTCGGGTTCTGTCAAGCCCTTGCGGCGCTTGACCATGTCCATGAGGGAGCCATTGGAGCACAGTTCGAGAACCAGATAGGTGCAGTTTTCAAAGGTAAAGGCGCGGTGGAACTGGACAATGTTCACATGTCGCATTTTGGAGTGAATCTGGAGCTCGGTCTGGAATTTCTGCTCCATCTTGGAGGCCATCTGGGCCTTGACGATCTTGAGGGCATATCGCTTGGAGCTTCCGATCAGCTTGCCGTCGTAGCAGATAGCGAAGCCGCCCTTTCCCAGGGGCTTGCCGACCTGGTAGATGGCGCCCTCTTTGCGGTCGGAGCTGGGGGGTTCGTTGACATGGTTcggcgggggcggcgggTGGTCTTTGTCCTTGGAAGCCTTGAGCCCAGCAGCTGCCTTGGACTTTAGCTCATGGGCTCTCGGTCTCGCCGGGGCGTTAACATCTCTGGGGTATAGGGCGTCCATACCGACACCTCTCATTCCCACGGCTTTCTCGAGCGCCTCGAGGATCACAGGTCGATCAATCGGGTATGTATAATTAGGCAGTCGTCGAGTTTGACGTCGGTGTCGTCGGCGGGGATTCTCGTCCTGTTCGTCGGGTCATTCAATGCCGTGAATGATATGAAAGGTCTAAGGAGTGGAGGTTCCACCTTGGTTAGAGAcacaaagtaaacaaagcaAGGGGGTGAAACAGAGTGagtggaaagggaagaagacctAGGAGGCGCCAATTGTCTGTTTGGAAGAAGCAAAAACTCACAGTGGGACTAGTAGTGATGGTCAAGCACTGCTCGGCGGCCTGGGATCCGACGGACGTATGTAGAGATAAGTTAGGCCAGGCAGTATCATGAAGATGTTCGTCGTCGATTGAGGATATGATTTAGCGCGGATTGACTCGGGTGTCGCGCTGGGAGGGGGATCGGAGGACGGAATAATTGGTGACGACGAAAACGAAGGTCGGTAGTAATTCATCCACTTGGTTCCCCCAAGCTGCGCGCAGTGTCAAAATGCACTACCTATGGTAGTAGCTAAGGTACGGTACGGTACCTTGCAAACAAAATCAATCCAGGATGGTGACGACTTTGTTGTTGCAAAAGTGGAGAGGTCAAGGGAAGGTGGAAAGTGGGAAAGAAGGACGCCGAGTTCAGTtcgttgtgttgtgttgtgttgttgaaGATTGCAAAGCGGAAGTTGGTTCGTTGCTTTGGAATGAATCCACCGTCCAAAATTGGCAAGCATAGGTTTGGAGCTGGAGACCTTTTCGTTTTGTTTGTCCCTTTGCCAGTCAAGTCGCCAGGGCAACGGCGGGGACCCTCTCCAGGAGCCCACTGCAGCCAAAGGGACCTGAACCTCCACTGCGCCCTGTCGCTTGCCAAGCCAGCACCACCGCAGGGCGCCCACAGGCAGACCAGGGGGCCTGACTCGCCCGGTTCAGTGGGGTGCCCCTGCTGTGCTGAGCTGGCTGGTTCCCTTATAGCGGCACCTTGACTCGACGCCCGTTAGGGTGCTGTTCACGCCAATCACCTAATCCAATCAGGCGCTTATCGATATGGAGGATGACGGAAGCCCTGGGATGCTGAATTGTCCGTCATCCGAACTTTACATTCTTCCTTCAATGTCTTGTCACATGCGCCTGTAGTCAAGTAGTATAGAAAGGGCTTCTGTGAACTTTGGACAACAGCCATCACTTGGCAAACAACCTCTTCCACTCGTTGGCTCCTTGGCCAAACTCCCAATTCGTCCCAATTCCCGTAGCGGAACCTCGGCATCGCCAactcacccaccaccaacggcgGCAACGACCGACCAGCGGTTTTCCCTGGTTAGAGGTACTTAACCTCCTTGGCAACACCTCGACTCAGACATCATCATGGtctcccttcctctctttaAGCTTGCCGCCCTCTTTGTGCGGCATATCTCCAAGTATGGCGCCGTATGTCTCTCCCTctatccttccctttcccctccccctcctcctcgtcatagGTAACCAAGTAACCTAacatgcttcttcttcttcttcttcacccaGAACCACATCAAGCACCAAGCCCATGAACACCCCAAATTCCGCGCCTTCGCCGCCAAGTATGGCCAGATGATGCACCAGCTCAACATGCGCTTGTCCGTCCTCGCCCTTCGAAACTCCGACGCCGAGCTGCGCGCAAAGGAAGCCAAAGAGAAAGCCGAGGCGCCCACCGTCAAGACAGAAGAGCAAGTGCGCAAAGAGTTGGAACTCAAAGCCAAGTACGGCGTCATACCAAAGGAGTCGCATGCCGTCAGGGAGCCGCCCAAGAGCATATGGAAGCGCAAGTTCAGGCCCTTGCCCGAGCCCAAGGCCGTCGACCTATTTGCCGATGTCATCGGGGATGCCTTTATCTTGACCATTGCCAGCGCCCTGCTGCTGTACGAGTACTATCGGTCCTCGTCAAAGCCCGATCCGAACGTGCAGAGGATAAAGGATTTGGAGAAGCAgttggaggaaggaaagaagagggaggacgAGTTCTTCAAGAGGGACGAGGAGAGGCAGGCGAGGTTGCAGGCTATTGAGGATGCGCTGAGGGCATACAAGGACCCAAGAACCAAGAAGCCCATCTATCCGCCGTCAGTGGCAGGCTCTGCAGATGAGTCGGACGAGGGCTTTGTTCTTACGAGGGTATTCTCGGGACTGACCGGGAAGTTGGGCTTCTAAATGCGACTTGATGACACGCCAAGATCCTTCTTACACCCGTTGTTCCCAGCAACCCTCGATGTTGAAGGACGGACCATGGAGAAAGACGCACCCGGATCCTCTTGCGCTCCAGGCAACACGGCCGAGACAAAGGGAGAAGCAACGGTCAGAAGGCCTCGGAAATAATCAGCAGTTTCGCATCACGTTGGACACGGCAGGCACGGCGGACCACAATACAGGAGGAGCATCTTAGACAGCATACCAGATACCTACAGTACTTAAAGCTAGACGATACCCTTTTCATTGGATAACAAACCACACCACTCTTCATCTCACCCTcttcccatcaccaactctCGCTCTATCttactcttttcttttccatcttCACAATGTCTTTCGATAGCAAGTTACCAACTGTATTAGAGGTAGAGGTGTCTGACTCGGCAGAGCAGTCGGACTCATCAGACTACTCTGCTACAAACCCAAGTAGCATATCGTCCAAGTCGAACGAACGCCCACAGGAGCAACCTGCGCAAGCTGTGGCCGATGACAAGAGCTCCGCCCTACCGACTAAGCCATCGTCCGCACTTACCAGTACCCCCACGGACTCCAAGAATGCGTCTAAGCCGATTGTGAAGACAGCCCATCAGCTCAAGCACGTGTTTGGCGCGTACGGTCGGATGAAAACGGAATGGCACGAGGCCATGAAACAGGTCCTTGCTGTCCACGGAGAACGCTAGGAACGTAGGTAATCAGTTTTCACATTAGCGACCATCAACCAGTGATACTCACAAGCTCCACAGAGACCGATGACATATTTCACGACATCGGCCTTCAGGGGCCTGGAGAAAGCGATTACTCTTTCCGAGATCCCTCTCAGCCTAAACAAAGCGACTATCAAATTTTTTCTATCTTTTTACTTTCCGCAGAAACTCGGTTCAAGTGTTCACTTGAACGGATTGTAACTGCCGATCAAGCGTTCCGTGCCAACAGGCAACGGTCCCCCAGGCCGGTAATCATCATCTGCCTCGAGGATAGCAAAGACAGAAAAATGACGGGCATGAGAGCTTTCACTGACCTTTTATTCGGGCACGTACTTGGTCCCTCCTTTTTTGTGCCAACATGGCTTCTTAAGATTGACAGCAACATAAAAGATAAGACCCCAGCTAATCATCCACAATCCCACAGGCTCATCAACTCAACTGCACCGGATCTCTCTGCGATCCCCATTCTCCCCGTCGCTAGCTATACCGTCCTTCCCGTCGTGCTCGGCTGGCTTGAGATGTGGGGACTGGACCCTAGATTTTCCAAACCACTGCCTTTAGAACCACGAGTTCCTGAGGATGACCACCCCCCATGGCTCTGCACGATCGATCACACCAATTCCCTCTTCCCGCGTTCGCGCAAGGCTTCCTGTTTTTTACGGCGCCTCCGTCGCCGTCGCTTGCTAGGACAGAGCAGTCCCAATCCTCGAGGACTTGTCATTGCAAAGGCAGGAAGGAGGGTGTTCcaaaaagagggagaggtCGAGGTAGAGATGGTGGTTGCTTTTTGGGAGAAAATGTACATTCTTTGACTATTGAGCGAATCATTCTTCCAGGGGTAGTCTTTTCACAGACATCTCGTGTACTTGACTTCCTCATAAGCGTTTGATTTAGATAGCTTAGTTGTACAAATACTTGAACACAAAGAACAGAAACAAGCCGTACACTTATCGAAACATAAAACCTTTAATTACAGCGATCATTGCGACTTTTGACCGGACTCTCCACCGTCACCGTCCTCAAGATCCCCTTCGGTTCCGCGCTTTTGGATAGCTTGCATGAGTTCGTATAGTTGACCGATTTGCTCGTCTGTCATGTTCATGTTAGTGactaaggaaagaaaagggaaaaaagggaGGGATACGCACCGCTCATCTTTTCAACCTTGCCCTTGTCCAACTTTTCGCCTACCCACGAGTTTCCTTCGATTTTTTGGGCGTAGAGTTGCCACTCTGTGAGGAAGCCGATCTGTGAGGTGGATGTTTGTGTTAGTTGATGCTTTTGAAGAGAATTTGCTCCTGCTCAATGACCACGGTTCCAGTCTGCTTTTGTTTCAGTCCCACGCtgtcctccttttttttttttttttttttttttttttttccctttccttcatGCCGTTCACCCGAGTCGCTCTCTTAAGCGTGCTCCTttatccccctccttccacaTTTCTTCATTTCCCACAGGCTTTCGGTTCTCGTTCCCCAATTTGATCCTCGGAATCTTCCAAATCATGCCCTGCTGTTCGGTCTTCATTTCCCATCGGCTGTATCACCGCTCCCTTTCTCTCCCCCATCaacttctctttctttgtcGCCCTCCTTCCTGAGACCTGTCATATGCTGCTACCGGGAATTTCCAATGCCTGGCTTCCCACTCTTCActttctcctctcctctcctctggTTTGCTTCACGCGCTTCATCCACCACTTCACCACCTCTTCATCATTCCTTAGgacttcttcaccttcactTCAATTCACTTGCCAATTCCTTCCCACTTCCTTCCCACTACTCACATCCAACGTCCAATGCATCCTTCCACCCCCCTTATCACCACCATATCAACCCTCCCCAACATCCCATCCCTCTCCTTcgccccccttcctccccttcgccctttcctccccttcgtcaaccCTCTCCAAACATCCCATCCACCCCCCAAACATTCAAAACCCCCACATCCAAAACCTCAAAACGAGAACTCTCAAGAAAATATGAAACTCACCAAATGCGCCGGATTATCCACACTCCGATGCGCCCGAAACTCGGCCTTGACATACTCATCCCCCAACAGCCGCATCTCCCTTGGCAAGTATTTTCTGTGCGCGCGAAGCAAGCGCCTATACAAATAGATGGGCGGTAGGAGAGCCAGCGGGCCGGGCGTCATGCCGTAGTTGTGGTTTTTGGAGTGGGTGagggctgcggcggcggagcgGCGGAGGGTTGGGCGGAGGGCGTACATCCTTGCTTGTTGGATTCCTTGGAAGGAAAAATGGTAGAAGCAGAACCCAAAAGAAAGATTGGTAAAAACCGAATTCGGCTTGGTAGAACTCgcacaaaagaagaaggggaaagaagagagcGAGGTGGggagaaaaagggggagTGATGGGCGGATGGGTGGTGGTTAATGGGTGCGGCGACGGAGACGGGGCGGCTCGGGCATATAACAAACGGCGTTgatggtagaggtacgttCCGGGGCGGAATGCCGGATTTGCCGACGGTTGGAGACTGGAGCGCTTGGTGATGACAAGTGCCAAGACCGGGGGTCGGTGGGT includes the following:
- a CDS encoding acetate non-utilizing protein 9; the protein is MYALRPTLRRSAAAALTHSKNHNYGMTPGPLALLPPIYLYRRLLRAHRKYLPREMRLLGDEYVKAEFRAHRSVDNPAHLIGFLTEWQLYAQKIEGNSWVGEKLDKGKVEKMSDEQIGQLYELMQAIQKRGTEGDLEDGDGGESGQKSQ